The Bacteroidales bacterium genome includes a window with the following:
- a CDS encoding AAA family ATPase, whose translation MDQTVNVRELNERIRNESSFVDMINMEMNKVIVGQKHLLESLLVGLLSDGHVLLEGVPGLAKTLAISTLSNAIDAKFNRVQFTPDLLPADLLGTMIYSQQKEQFMVKKGPIFTNFVLADEINRSPAKVQSALLEAMQERQITIGEETFKLNEPFLVMATQNPIEQEGTYPLPEAQVDRFMLKVVITYPAMDEEKLIVRQNLSKQFPEASKVVSPDDIIKARQVVKDVYIDEKIEKYILDIVFATRMPDEYGLEKFRLMISYGASPRASINLAIASKAYAFIKRRGYVIPEDVRAVCHDVLRHRIGLSYEAEAENVTSEDIITEILNTIEVP comes from the coding sequence ATGGATCAAACGGTTAATGTGAGAGAGTTAAATGAGCGTATCCGCAATGAGAGTTCATTTGTGGATATGATCAATATGGAGATGAATAAGGTGATAGTGGGCCAGAAGCATCTTTTGGAAAGTCTTCTGGTGGGTTTGCTTTCCGACGGACATGTCTTGCTGGAAGGAGTGCCCGGATTGGCAAAAACTTTGGCAATTAGTACATTGTCAAATGCGATTGATGCCAAATTCAACAGGGTTCAGTTTACTCCGGATCTGTTGCCTGCCGATTTACTGGGAACCATGATTTATAGTCAGCAGAAAGAACAATTTATGGTGAAAAAAGGACCTATCTTCACCAATTTTGTACTGGCTGATGAAATCAACCGTTCCCCTGCCAAGGTTCAGAGTGCTTTACTTGAAGCCATGCAGGAACGGCAAATTACCATAGGAGAGGAGACCTTCAAACTGAATGAACCTTTCCTGGTAATGGCTACCCAAAACCCCATTGAGCAGGAAGGGACGTATCCCTTGCCTGAAGCCCAGGTAGATCGGTTTATGTTGAAGGTAGTAATTACTTATCCCGCTATGGACGAAGAAAAACTGATCGTCCGTCAGAATTTGTCCAAACAGTTTCCCGAAGCCAGTAAGGTGGTGAGTCCTGATGATATCATCAAAGCCCGGCAGGTGGTAAAAGATGTTTACATTGATGAAAAGATTGAAAAATATATACTGGATATAGTTTTTGCCACCAGGATGCCCGATGAATACGGGTTGGAAAAGTTCAGGCTGATGATCAGCTATGGTGCATCACCAAGAGCCAGTATCAACCTTGCCATAGCTTCCAAGGCCTATGCTTTCATTAAAAGAAGAGGATATGTGATACCGGAAGATGTAAGGGCGGTGTGTCATGATGTGCTTCGGCACAGAATAGGGCTTAGTTATGAAGCGGAAGCGGAAAATGTTACCAGTGAGGACATCATTACTGAAATTTTGAATACCATCGAAGTGCCTTAG